The sequence below is a genomic window from Rudanella lutea DSM 19387.
CTCACCTGAATCATGACCGACAGCAGCTCGACCAGAAAAATACCGCACATGAGCGGAATCAGCAATTCTTTGCGAATGGCCAGTGCCACCACCGCAATCACGCCCCCCAGCATGAGGCTGCCCGTGTCGCCCATGAAAACCTGCGCCGGGTACGAGTTGTACCAGAGAAAACCCACGCAGGCCCCTACAAAGGCGGCACAGAAAATAACCAGCTCGCCCGAGTTGGGAATGTACATGATGTTGAGGTATTCCGAAAAACGGGCGTTACCCGACAGGTACGCCAGTACCCCCAGCGTGAGGGCAATAATAACCGACGAACCGGCCGCCAGCCCGTCGATACCGTCGGTGATGTTGGCCCCGTTCGATACGGCGGTGATAATGAAAATACAGACCGCCGTGTAAATAATCCAGGTGTATTCGTCGGGGAGGAGCCCAAACAGGAGTGAGCTGTAATCGAACTCGTTGTTTTTCAGAAATGGTACCGTGGTCAGCGTCGATTTGATATCTTCATAAACCGATACCGAGCCAATGTTGGTGCTCACCACGGGCTTGTCGTAAATCCGGATTTTTACGTACCGGTTAAACGACAACGTAAGGCCCACAATGAGCCCCAATCCTACCTGACCTACAATTTTGAACCGGCCGTGTAGCCCCTCTTTGTTTTTCTTGAATACCTTGATGTAATCGTCCAGAAACCCGATCAGACCCGTCCAGACGGCCGAAACCAGCAACAGAACAATGTACACATTGGAGAGTTTGGCAAACAGCAGGACCGGAATCAGCAGGGCGGCCAGAATAATGAAGCCTCCCATGGTTGGGGTGCCGCGTTTCTGCATCTGCCCTTCGAGGCCCAGATCCCGAATCGACTCGCCAATTTGTAGTTTGCGGAGATAGTCAATGATTCGTCGGCCAAATACCGCCCCGATGATCAACGAGGTAACTACGGCGCCCAACGCCCGAAACGAAAGGTACTGAAATACCTGCGCACCGGGAAAATCAAATTGGCGGTCGAGGTACGAGAAGAGGTAATAGAGCATTGTATTGAGTGAATGAGTGAATGAGCGAATTAGTGAATGATAACAGGCAAGCGGGTGTGCTTAAGACTTCATTCGCTCATTCACTAATTCGCTCATTCACTAATTAAACAAAGTTACGCTTTTCCGCGGTTTGCAAAAGCCTCGCGGAGCACGAGCCGGTCGTCGAAGTCGTATTTCACGCCTTTGATTTCCTGATACGTTTCGTGGCCTTTGCCCGCTACCAGAATAATGTCGTGCGGTTGTGCCAGGGCCACAGCGCGCTCAATGGCTTCGCGCCGGTCTTCAATCGTGATGGTTTTCTTGAAATCGATAGGCGGTACACCGGCCTGCATCTGTTCCAGAATCGCCATGGGCTCCTCGTGGCGGGGGTTGTCCGACGTCAGAATGACACGTTGGCTGAATTTGCAGGCAATCTCGGCCATAAGCGGGCGCTTTGCTGCGTCGCGGTTGCCTCCACAACCCACCACCGTAATTACCTGCGGCAGGCGACCCGTTTCGCTTTCCTGGCTAAACTCGGCAATGGTTTCGAGTACGTTTTGCAGGGCGTCGGGGGTATGCGCATAGTCGACAATGCCCACAATCCGGTCGTCTGAAATTACCTGCTCGAACCGACCCGGTGGGGGCATCAGGCCTGAGAGTTGGGTCAGCACATCGTCGGGGTCTTCGCCCAGCAACACGGCCGCACCGTACACCGCCAGCAGGTTGTACGCATTGAACCGCCCGATGAGTTTGAACCACACCCGCCGGTTATCGATGTCCATTTCGAGCCCAAACAGACCATCGGCCAGAATTTTGCCCTTAAATGTACCTAGTGTTTGCAGCGAGTAGCTCTCTTTACGGGCCAGGGTATTCTGAAGCATCACCGCCCCCCGCTTGTCGTCGGCATTGGTCAGGGCAAAGGCCGCACGGGGCAGCTGGTCAAAAAAGCCTTTTTTTGCCTTGATGTAGTTGTCGAAGGTTTTGTGAAAGTCGAGGTGGTCGTGGGTGATATTGGTGAAGATCCCCCCCGCGAAATGTAGCCCCGCAATACGCTCCTGCACCACCGCGTGCGAGCTCACCTCCATAAATACGTGCGTACAGCCGTGCTCCAGCATCCTGACGAGCAACTCGTGGGTCGTGATGGCGTCGGGGGTGGTGTGGGTGGCCGGGATTACGGTATCGTCAATCTGATTTTGCACCGTCGAGAGCAGGCCGCAACGGTATCCCAGCGAGCGGAACAACCGGAAAAGCAAGGTGGCCACCGAGGTTTTGCCATTGGTGCCGGTTACGCCCACCAACCGGATTTTTTTGGACGGATGCCCGTAAAAGTTAGCCGCTACCAGCCCCATAGTCCGGGCCGAGTCGGCAACCTGTACAAACGTTACGTGCTCGGGGGTTTGATCGGGCAGGGTTTCACACAAAATGGCCGATGCCCCCAGTTCAATGGCTTTATCGATGTACGCATGGCCGTCGGTAACGGTACCCCGCACGGCAATAAACAGGCTCCCCGGTGCCACCCGGCGCGAGTCCATAGTCAGGTGCGTGACGTCGGTATCCATGCTGCCCGCTGTAGCTTGCAGCGGGACTTTGTAAAGCAGAGAGGATAATTGCATAGGGCAAAGATAAAGCCCCGTTGGCGATTCTGCCTACAGCAGCCAGGCAACGGTCAGGCTAAGAGCCCGGTCAGCCCCCGCCGTTCCAGCAGAGCCATTAAATTGAAGCGGCAATTGGGAGCAAAGTCAATATCAGATTCCCAGGTTGTCACACGCCAATCCTGATTGGGTTGGGCAACCAGAACTTTGCGGGTTCCCTCTGTTGTGATCCAAATCACCGTTCCCACCCCAAAGTCGAGCATCGTTTGTGTTTTGTGGAAAATATAGTCTTCTTCCTTCTGATAGTTCGATAGGTCAATTTCCAGTTTAACATCCACTTCGATCACAATATCGGGGGGAGTGGCAAAGTATTTTCGGTTCACCTTCTCGATTTCGGCCAGTCGGAAGATGGCAATATCGTTGGCCACGTTGGAGTTATGGGCGATATGTAAGCCCGGTTCGCTTACAAAGGCCAGATAATCGTCGGGTAGATATTTAAAGATTTCCCCGAATAAGATCGAGACAACCAAGGATTGCAACGAACTGCTGCCCATAATTTCGTTTATCGTTTTTTGGCCATTCAGAACGGCAAGCGTGCCTTTGCGGTACAATATCTGACCTTCCAGCTCCTCGTGCCGGAAGGTGGCCGGAATCGTCAATGGGGCCGTTGTCGTCATCGTTGTTATGGGGTAGAATGAGAAATTCTGTAACGGCAATTTACTCTATTTTCAACACAATTCCTCTATGGCCCTTTATGTCTTCGCCGGGGTCTACAGACTGGGCCGAAACGCGCCCGCGTCGGCTACCCCGAATGGCTACCCGAACCCCCCGATTTTCGAGTAGGGGCAGGGCGTCGCGCAGGGGCAGGCCGCGTACGTCG
It includes:
- a CDS encoding UDP-N-acetylmuramoyl-L-alanyl-D-glutamate--2,6-diaminopimelate ligase, whose translation is MQLSSLLYKVPLQATAGSMDTDVTHLTMDSRRVAPGSLFIAVRGTVTDGHAYIDKAIELGASAILCETLPDQTPEHVTFVQVADSARTMGLVAANFYGHPSKKIRLVGVTGTNGKTSVATLLFRLFRSLGYRCGLLSTVQNQIDDTVIPATHTTPDAITTHELLVRMLEHGCTHVFMEVSSHAVVQERIAGLHFAGGIFTNITHDHLDFHKTFDNYIKAKKGFFDQLPRAAFALTNADDKRGAVMLQNTLARKESYSLQTLGTFKGKILADGLFGLEMDIDNRRVWFKLIGRFNAYNLLAVYGAAVLLGEDPDDVLTQLSGLMPPPGRFEQVISDDRIVGIVDYAHTPDALQNVLETIAEFSQESETGRLPQVITVVGCGGNRDAAKRPLMAEIACKFSQRVILTSDNPRHEEPMAILEQMQAGVPPIDFKKTITIEDRREAIERAVALAQPHDIILVAGKGHETYQEIKGVKYDFDDRLVLREAFANRGKA
- the mraY gene encoding phospho-N-acetylmuramoyl-pentapeptide-transferase, with protein sequence MLYYLFSYLDRQFDFPGAQVFQYLSFRALGAVVTSLIIGAVFGRRIIDYLRKLQIGESIRDLGLEGQMQKRGTPTMGGFIILAALLIPVLLFAKLSNVYIVLLLVSAVWTGLIGFLDDYIKVFKKNKEGLHGRFKIVGQVGLGLIVGLTLSFNRYVKIRIYDKPVVSTNIGSVSVYEDIKSTLTTVPFLKNNEFDYSSLLFGLLPDEYTWIIYTAVCIFIITAVSNGANITDGIDGLAAGSSVIIALTLGVLAYLSGNARFSEYLNIMYIPNSGELVIFCAAFVGACVGFLWYNSYPAQVFMGDTGSLMLGGVIAVVALAIRKELLIPLMCGIFLVELLSVMIQVSYFRYTKKKYGEGRRIFLMSPLHHHFQKKGYHEAKIVTRFWIVGIILAALTLATLKLR